In Longimicrobium sp., a genomic segment contains:
- a CDS encoding GNAT family N-acetyltransferase, producing the protein MSAAPPGRSGVPDVVIRPAVPADLPAVGRLGAMLVRMHHGFDPQRFIAATPETGHLYASFFATQLAEPDVAILVAERGGEVLGYTFAGVEGNDYMALRGPAGVLYDIVVDPAHRGQGIGRMLLDATLAALRARGAPRVVLSTAERNESAQRLFARAGFRRTMIEMTRELDGGAS; encoded by the coding sequence TTGAGCGCCGCGCCGCCCGGCCGGTCCGGCGTTCCGGACGTCGTCATCCGCCCCGCGGTGCCCGCCGACCTCCCGGCCGTCGGCCGGCTCGGCGCGATGCTGGTGCGGATGCACCACGGTTTCGATCCGCAGCGCTTCATCGCCGCCACGCCGGAAACCGGTCACCTGTACGCCTCGTTCTTCGCGACGCAGCTCGCGGAGCCGGACGTCGCGATCCTGGTCGCGGAGCGCGGCGGCGAGGTGCTCGGCTACACCTTCGCGGGCGTCGAGGGGAACGACTACATGGCGCTGCGCGGGCCGGCCGGCGTGCTGTACGACATCGTGGTCGATCCCGCCCATCGCGGCCAAGGCATCGGCCGGATGCTGCTCGACGCCACGCTGGCGGCGCTCCGGGCCCGCGGCGCGCCCCGCGTGGTGCTCTCCACGGCGGAGCGGAACGAGTCCGCGCAGCGCCTCTTCGCCCGCGCCGGCTTCCGCCGCACGATGATCGAGATGACGCGCGAGCTGGACGGCGGCGCGTCCTGA
- a CDS encoding RibD family protein, producing the protein MTAPEPRRPRVICHMLASLDGRILTDGWPLSGEGRRQYELVHEGYDSNAWLCGRVTMEQHFAQGVRSDDEIAREHHGPPREDFRAPGEHQSFAFAADAGGRLAWDTNDIGGDHVVAVLSERVSDEYLAFLRERGVSYLLAGAREVDLPLALEKIGRQFGVRTLMLEGGGRINGGMLSAGLIDEVSLLLAPVADGRMGTPALFDLDAGHDTRYRLALESVERRADDVLWLRYRVETKTA; encoded by the coding sequence ATGACGGCGCCGGAACCGCGCCGCCCGCGCGTGATCTGCCACATGCTGGCGTCGCTCGACGGGCGCATCCTCACCGACGGCTGGCCGCTCTCCGGCGAGGGGCGGCGGCAGTACGAGCTCGTGCACGAGGGCTACGATTCCAACGCGTGGCTCTGCGGCCGCGTGACGATGGAGCAGCACTTCGCGCAGGGCGTACGGTCCGATGACGAGATCGCGCGCGAGCACCACGGCCCGCCGCGCGAGGACTTCCGCGCGCCGGGCGAGCACCAGTCCTTCGCCTTCGCCGCCGACGCCGGCGGGCGCCTGGCGTGGGATACGAACGACATCGGCGGCGACCACGTCGTGGCCGTCCTCTCCGAGCGCGTGTCGGACGAGTACCTCGCCTTCCTGCGCGAGCGCGGCGTGTCGTACCTCCTCGCAGGGGCGCGCGAAGTGGACCTGCCGCTCGCGCTGGAGAAGATCGGCCGGCAGTTCGGCGTGCGCACGCTGATGCTGGAGGGCGGCGGCCGCATCAACGGCGGGATGCTGAGCGCGGGGCTGATCGACGAGGTGAGCCTGCTGCTCGCGCCGGTGGCGGACGGGCGGATGGGAACGCCGGCGCTCTTCGACCTCGACGCCGGCCACGACACACGGTACCGGCTCGCGCTGGAGTCGGTGGAGCGGCGCGCGGACGACGTCCTGTGGCTGCGCTACCGCGTGGAGACGAAGACGGCTTGA
- a CDS encoding aldo/keto reductase: protein MLTTRKLGTQGLAASSIGLGLMGMSQAYGTAEERDERESIATIHRAIELGCTFLDTAEVYGPFVNEELLARALDELGGGARDRVVIATKFGFRIENGAMAGVDSRPAHIREAVEGSLRRLRTDRIDLLYQHRVDPNVPIEDVVGTMAGLVREGKVRFLGLSEAGEQTIRRAHAVHPISALQSEYSLWERNLEPRIIPLLRELGIGLVPFAPLGRGFLTGAVKRAEEYPASDFRHRDPRYQGENFDANVRAASAVRELAVRKGAAPGQIALAWLLHKGDDIVPIPGTKRRSYLEENVGAADVSLTSGEMAELDAALAPEKISGPRYNEKQMATVDR from the coding sequence ATGCTGACCACACGCAAGCTGGGCACGCAGGGACTGGCCGCTTCCTCGATCGGCCTCGGCCTGATGGGGATGAGCCAGGCGTATGGCACCGCCGAGGAGCGCGACGAGCGCGAGTCCATCGCCACCATCCACCGCGCCATCGAGCTGGGGTGCACCTTCCTGGACACGGCGGAAGTCTACGGCCCGTTCGTGAACGAGGAGCTGCTGGCCCGCGCGCTGGACGAGCTCGGCGGCGGCGCGCGCGACCGCGTGGTGATCGCCACCAAGTTCGGCTTCCGGATCGAGAACGGCGCGATGGCGGGGGTGGACAGCCGGCCGGCGCACATCCGCGAGGCCGTGGAGGGCTCGCTCCGGCGGCTGCGGACGGACCGCATCGACCTCCTCTACCAGCATCGGGTCGATCCGAACGTCCCGATCGAGGACGTGGTCGGCACGATGGCCGGCCTGGTGCGCGAGGGGAAGGTGCGCTTCCTCGGCCTTTCCGAGGCGGGCGAGCAGACCATCCGCCGCGCGCACGCCGTGCACCCGATCTCCGCGCTGCAGAGCGAGTACTCGCTGTGGGAGCGCAACCTGGAGCCGCGCATCATCCCCTTGCTGCGCGAGCTGGGGATCGGCCTGGTCCCCTTCGCGCCGCTCGGCCGCGGCTTCCTCACCGGCGCCGTGAAGCGGGCGGAGGAGTACCCGGCGAGCGACTTCCGCCACCGCGACCCGCGGTACCAGGGCGAGAACTTCGACGCCAACGTGCGGGCCGCGTCGGCGGTGCGCGAGCTGGCCGTGCGGAAGGGCGCGGCGCCGGGGCAGATCGCGCTCGCCTGGCTGCTGCACAAGGGCGACGACATCGTGCCGATCCCCGGGACCAAGCGGCGGAGCTATCTGGAGGAGAACGTAGGCGCGGCGGACGTGTCGCTCACGAGCGGGGAGATGGCGGAGCTGGATGCCGCGCTGGCGCCGGAGAAGATCAGCGGGCCGCGCTACAACGAGAAGCAGATGGCCACGGTGGACCGATGA
- a CDS encoding (R)-mandelonitrile lyase, translating to MEIMRSGSRPSAKGPADWFTGTVRIDPLFGAEAPARAAGNAVTFEPGARTAWHTHPLGQTLVVTFGLGWAQREGGPVEEIRPGDVVWFAPGEKHWHGASASAAMQHIAINEALDGKAVDWMEHVTDAQYQAAPRKP from the coding sequence ATGGAGATCATGCGAAGCGGCTCGCGGCCCTCGGCGAAGGGTCCGGCCGACTGGTTCACCGGCACCGTGCGGATCGATCCGCTGTTCGGCGCCGAGGCGCCGGCGCGCGCGGCCGGCAACGCCGTTACCTTCGAGCCCGGCGCGCGCACCGCGTGGCACACCCATCCGCTCGGCCAGACGCTGGTCGTGACCTTCGGCCTGGGCTGGGCGCAGCGCGAGGGCGGCCCGGTCGAGGAGATCCGTCCGGGCGACGTGGTATGGTTCGCGCCGGGCGAGAAGCACTGGCACGGCGCTTCGGCGTCGGCGGCCATGCAGCACATCGCCATCAACGAGGCGCTGGACGGCAAGGCGGTCGACTGGATGGAGCACGTCACCGACGCGCAGTACCAGGCCGCGCCCCGCAAACCCTGA
- a CDS encoding zinc-dependent alcohol dehydrogenase family protein translates to MKGAVLYGPGDVRFEERPDPKIIEPTDAILRVTAACVCGSDLWPWRGIETFPGPQPMGHEYVGIVEEVGRDVRNVRPGQFVVGSFFASDNTCPICRAGYQGRCVQAQPIGALGAQAPFLRVPLADGTLVATPELPSGDLVPSLLAASDVLGTGWFAADAAAAGPGKTVVVIGDGAVGLLGVLSAKQMGAERIVLMSRHEDRQKLGVEFGATDIVTERGDEGVARIRDLTGGLGAHSVIEAVGTQESMMQAIRSTRPGGHVGFVGVAHGVEIPGLELFFAEVHLLGGPAPVRRYLPHLIDLIWTGRINPGKVFDLTLPLDQVAEGYRAMDERRAIKALLVP, encoded by the coding sequence ATGAAGGGAGCCGTTCTCTACGGACCGGGCGACGTGCGCTTCGAGGAGCGCCCCGACCCGAAGATCATCGAGCCGACGGACGCGATTCTCCGCGTCACGGCCGCCTGCGTCTGCGGCTCCGACCTGTGGCCCTGGCGCGGAATCGAGACGTTCCCCGGGCCGCAGCCGATGGGCCACGAGTACGTGGGCATCGTCGAGGAGGTCGGCCGCGACGTGCGGAACGTCAGGCCGGGCCAGTTCGTGGTCGGCTCGTTCTTCGCCTCCGACAACACCTGCCCCATCTGCCGGGCGGGCTACCAGGGCCGGTGCGTGCAGGCCCAGCCCATCGGCGCGCTGGGCGCGCAGGCGCCCTTCCTGCGCGTGCCGCTGGCCGACGGCACCCTGGTCGCCACGCCGGAACTCCCCTCCGGCGACCTGGTCCCGAGCCTGCTGGCGGCCTCCGACGTCCTGGGCACGGGCTGGTTCGCCGCCGACGCCGCCGCGGCGGGCCCCGGCAAGACGGTGGTGGTGATCGGCGACGGCGCGGTCGGGCTGCTGGGCGTGCTCTCCGCGAAGCAGATGGGCGCGGAGCGCATCGTCCTGATGAGCCGCCATGAGGACCGGCAGAAGCTCGGGGTGGAGTTCGGCGCCACCGACATCGTGACCGAGCGGGGGGACGAGGGCGTGGCCCGCATCAGGGACCTGACCGGCGGACTGGGCGCGCACTCGGTGATCGAGGCGGTGGGGACGCAGGAGTCGATGATGCAGGCGATCCGCTCCACCCGCCCCGGCGGGCACGTGGGCTTCGTCGGGGTCGCCCACGGCGTGGAGATCCCCGGCCTGGAGCTGTTCTTCGCGGAGGTCCACCTGCTCGGCGGCCCCGCCCCGGTCCGGCGCTACCTCCCCCACCTGATCGACCTGATCTGGACCGGCAGGATCAATCCCGGCAAGGTGTTCGACCTGACGCTGCCGCTGGACCAGGTGGCCGAGGGCTACCGCGCCATGGACGAGCGCCGCGCCATCAAGGCCCTGCTGGTCCCGTAG
- a CDS encoding SDR family oxidoreductase produces the protein MSKVYFITGAGRGMGVDIARAALAAGHRVVATGRRPEAVTEAVGKAENLLALKLDITIPADAEAAVAAAVGRFGRIDVLVNNAANFQAGCFEEISPGQFRAQIEVNLFGTLNVTRAVLPVMRRQRGGQVVTISSTAGVAAGEFTSAYAASKYAVEGWMEALRPEVAPYGITTTVVEPGFFRTRLLEKESTLLPALSIGDYAPRTAEIIPMWEGMNGRQSGDPAKLGRALVTLLDLPAPPERWVAGADAVQAVIRKAGLLRQQAEAFPELSTTLDHD, from the coding sequence ATGAGCAAGGTCTACTTCATCACCGGCGCCGGACGTGGCATGGGTGTCGACATCGCCCGCGCGGCGCTGGCCGCGGGGCACCGGGTGGTCGCCACCGGCCGCCGTCCCGAGGCCGTCACCGAAGCGGTCGGCAAGGCGGAGAACCTGCTGGCGCTGAAGCTCGACATCACCATTCCGGCGGACGCCGAGGCTGCCGTAGCGGCGGCGGTCGGGCGGTTCGGCCGCATCGACGTGCTGGTCAACAACGCCGCCAACTTCCAGGCCGGCTGCTTCGAGGAGATCAGCCCCGGGCAGTTCCGGGCGCAGATCGAGGTCAACCTCTTCGGCACGCTCAACGTCACCCGCGCCGTGCTTCCGGTGATGCGCCGGCAGCGCGGCGGCCAGGTCGTCACCATCTCCTCGACCGCCGGTGTGGCCGCCGGGGAGTTCACCTCCGCGTACGCGGCCTCGAAGTACGCGGTCGAGGGGTGGATGGAGGCGCTGCGCCCCGAGGTGGCGCCCTACGGCATCACCACGACGGTCGTGGAGCCGGGGTTCTTCCGCACCAGGCTGCTCGAGAAGGAGTCGACGCTCCTGCCGGCGCTGTCGATCGGCGACTACGCGCCGCGCACCGCGGAGATCATCCCCATGTGGGAAGGGATGAACGGCAGGCAGTCGGGCGACCCGGCCAAGCTCGGCCGCGCCCTGGTCACGCTGCTGGACTTGCCCGCGCCGCCCGAGCGGTGGGTCGCCGGCGCCGACGCCGTCCAGGCGGTCATCCGGAAAGCCGGCCTGCTCCGCCAGCAGGCCGAGGCGTTCCCGGAACTTTCGACCACGCTCGACCACGATTGA
- a CDS encoding LysR family transcriptional regulator: MPDITDGVPEFVAVVEAKGFRAAGRQLGVSGTALSKALRQLEQRLGVTLLLRTTRSVRLTEAGERFYAASRQALDGLRAAAEAVGELADEPRGTLRLNISSGAEGFLRGPALAAFLQAYPQVRLDIIVDEDVSDIVAAGYDAGVRLGEVIEQDMIAVPASGPQRMVVVGSPAYFATRPMPEHPRDLAGHACINWRPGPDAPPYRWEFTEPRGGDFSVAVPARVVANDFSLMMRLVTAGLGVTIGMGDGVRPYLDRGEVVAVLEEFCPPFAGYYLYYPQRRQASPALRALIDYLLRIRQAR, from the coding sequence ATGCCGGATATCACGGACGGCGTCCCGGAGTTCGTCGCGGTGGTGGAAGCGAAGGGCTTCCGCGCCGCGGGACGGCAGCTGGGCGTGAGCGGGACGGCGCTGAGCAAGGCGCTGCGGCAGCTGGAGCAGCGCCTCGGCGTCACGCTCCTCCTGCGGACCACGCGCAGCGTGCGGCTGACCGAGGCGGGAGAACGGTTCTACGCGGCTTCGCGCCAGGCGCTGGACGGGCTGCGGGCGGCCGCGGAGGCGGTGGGAGAGCTGGCGGACGAGCCCCGGGGGACGCTGCGGCTGAACATCAGCAGCGGAGCGGAGGGGTTCCTGCGCGGGCCCGCGCTCGCGGCGTTCCTCCAGGCGTACCCCCAGGTCCGGCTCGACATCATCGTCGACGAGGACGTGAGCGACATCGTGGCGGCCGGCTACGACGCAGGCGTCCGGCTGGGCGAGGTGATCGAGCAGGACATGATCGCCGTGCCCGCGTCGGGCCCGCAGCGGATGGTGGTGGTCGGGTCGCCCGCGTACTTCGCGACACGCCCGATGCCGGAGCACCCCCGCGACCTTGCCGGGCATGCGTGCATCAACTGGCGGCCGGGTCCGGATGCGCCGCCGTACCGCTGGGAGTTCACCGAGCCCCGCGGCGGCGACTTCTCCGTCGCGGTGCCGGCCCGGGTGGTCGCCAACGACTTCTCGCTGATGATGCGGCTGGTGACGGCGGGGCTGGGGGTGACCATCGGGATGGGGGACGGAGTGCGGCCGTACCTGGACCGCGGCGAGGTGGTTGCCGTGCTGGAGGAGTTCTGCCCGCCGTTCGCGGGCTACTACCTGTACTATCCCCAGCGGCGGCAGGCCTCGCCGGCCCTCCGCGCGCTCATCGACTACCTGCTCCGCATCCGGCAGGCGCGGTGA
- a CDS encoding dihydrofolate reductase family protein, with amino-acid sequence MRKLIVSEFVTLDGVMQAPGGKDEDTDGGFEHGGWTLPYWHDDIGKTFFELMQGCDAFLLGRRTYVTHAEAFEPMPAGDFFGDMMNAPKKYVVSATLQQPIWRDTTIIRDNVIESVRALKEQPGGNILTDGSSQLVHALLEHGLVDELHLLVYPITLGSGKRVLPDGVHATFELKSATPYPTGVVGLHYALRR; translated from the coding sequence ATGAGAAAGCTGATCGTTTCCGAGTTCGTGACCCTGGACGGCGTGATGCAGGCGCCCGGCGGCAAGGACGAGGATACCGACGGAGGATTCGAGCACGGCGGCTGGACGCTCCCCTACTGGCACGACGACATCGGGAAGACCTTCTTCGAGCTGATGCAGGGTTGCGATGCGTTCCTCCTGGGCCGCCGCACGTACGTCACCCACGCGGAGGCGTTCGAGCCGATGCCGGCGGGCGATTTCTTCGGCGACATGATGAACGCCCCGAAGAAGTACGTCGTCTCGGCGACCCTTCAGCAGCCCATCTGGCGCGACACCACCATCATCCGCGACAACGTGATCGAGTCGGTGCGCGCGCTGAAGGAGCAGCCCGGCGGGAACATCCTGACGGACGGCAGCAGCCAGCTCGTGCACGCCCTGCTGGAGCACGGCCTGGTGGACGAGCTGCACCTGCTCGTCTACCCCATCACGCTCGGAAGCGGCAAGCGGGTGCTGCCGGACGGCGTGCACGCGACGTTCGAGCTGAAGTCCGCGACGCCCTACCCGACCGGCGTGGTCGGCCTCCACTACGCGCTGCGGCGGTAA